ATAGCGTGGAGATCTCCAGCCGCTGCATCAGTTCGAGCAGCTCCAGCGCCGCGCACACGTCGAGGTGGTTGGTGGGTTCGTCCAGCAACAGCAAAGGGGTCCGCTGGGCCAGGGCGCGCGCCATCAAGGTGCGTTGCTTCTCGCCCCCGGACAGGGTGGAAAACACCCGGTTGCGGTGGGGCAGCATGCCCGCGCGCTCCAACGAGTCCGCGACCACCTCCCGGTCGGTTTTCGACTCGCGGTCCAGCGCGCCCTGATGCGGGGCGCGGCCCAGCGCCACGATGTCTTCGACGCTGAAATTGGACTCCGGAGGCAATTCCTGGGCCACCACCGCGGCGCGCCGAGCCACCTCACGTTGGCGGAGGTTTGTCAGGTTGTCCCCGTTTAACAAGACCGTGCCCGCGAGGGGGCGAACCGAGCGATAGATCGTTTTGAGCAGCGTCGTCTTTCCGCTGCCGTTGGGTCCAACCAGGGCTACCTTTTCTCCGGCGGCGACTACGATTGTGCAATCGCTGACGATCGGCGTGGAATCCACCGAAACACTGACTCCGTTTAATGACAGCCTCATTGGCTGATCTCCGCGGAATGAGCACGGTGCAGCAACCATAAGAAATACGGGGCGCCCAGCACCGAGGTGATAATCCCGATGGGTAGCTCGGCCGGGCTGGCCGCCACCCGGCACACAATGTCGACGGCCACCAGATAGATCGCCCCGACCACGGCCGCCGCCGGCAGCATGCGCCGGTGACCGGGGCCCAGCACCTGGCGCACGATGTGCGGAATGATCAGCCCCACGAACCCGATTCCACCGGCGACCGCGACCATCACCCCGGTGACCAGTGCGGTCGCCACCAGCAGCTGGGCCCGTACCCGGCCCACGTTGACGCCGACCGACAGCGCCGTCTCGTCGCCGATCACCAGCGCGTCTAGCGGGCGGGCCTGTACCAGCAAGTACAACGTGCCCAGCAGCACCGCGGCGGCGGGCAGCCCCAGCGTGGACCACTGCGCGCGGCTCAGCGAACCCAACGACCAAAACAGCACCGCCCGCGCCGCGTTGGGAACATTGCTCATAAAGATGAAGCAACTCGTCGCCCCCGAGAACAGGTAGGAAAATGTCACCCCGGCGAGCACCACCCGCGTCGGGGAGAATGTGCCCCCGCGCCGCCCGATGGCCAGCACCAGCACCGTCGTGATCAGCCCCCCAAGAAATCCCGCCGAGGACGTCGACAGCCCGGCCAGCGCCGCCGAGCCCAACGTGATCGTGGCGGCGACCGCAAAACCCGCCCCCGAGGACACCCCGAGCAGGTACGGATCGGCTAACGGGTTACGCACCACGGCCTGCAACGTGGTGCCCACCGCCGCCAACCCGGCACCCACGACCGCGCCCAACAGCACCCGAGGCATTCGCAGCTGCCAGACAATCTGGTCTTGCACCGCATCAAAGTGCGCCGGCACCACAAATCCGGCCACATGATGGCCGACAACCCGGGCCGCAGCAAGCGGACCCACGCCCACGTCGCCCACCGAGGCGCCCAGCGCCATCGTCATCGCCAGCACCAGCAGCAGCACCGGCGTCAACACCATCAACGGCAGCCGCCGAT
The nucleotide sequence above comes from Mycobacterium malmoense. Encoded proteins:
- a CDS encoding ABC transporter ATP-binding protein; protein product: MDSTPIVSDCTIVVAAGEKVALVGPNGSGKTTLLKTIYRSVRPLAGTVLLNGDNLTNLRQREVARRAAVVAQELPPESNFSVEDIVALGRAPHQGALDRESKTDREVVADSLERAGMLPHRNRVFSTLSGGEKQRTLMARALAQRTPLLLLDEPTNHLDVCAALELLELMQRLEISTLCVLHDLNLAAAYFDRIYVLANGRIITGGTPAEVLTPELVREVFDVNTHRLIHPVTGRPLLAFSPNSTPNSANTDPTTAQPHSCAAASKL
- a CDS encoding FecCD family ABC transporter permease; its protein translation is MSYSSTPMRAARPVPSRSGAGGEPAGVSPDAPATGHRRLPLMVLTPVLLLVLAMTMALGASVGDVGVGPLAAARVVGHHVAGFVVPAHFDAVQDQIVWQLRMPRVLLGAVVGAGLAAVGTTLQAVVRNPLADPYLLGVSSGAGFAVAATITLGSAALAGLSTSSAGFLGGLITTVLVLAIGRRGGTFSPTRVVLAGVTFSYLFSGATSCFIFMSNVPNAARAVLFWSLGSLSRAQWSTLGLPAAAVLLGTLYLLVQARPLDALVIGDETALSVGVNVGRVRAQLLVATALVTGVMVAVAGGIGFVGLIIPHIVRQVLGPGHRRMLPAAAVVGAIYLVAVDIVCRVAASPAELPIGIITSVLGAPYFLWLLHRAHSAEISQ